The genomic stretch TACAAAGCCATAACCAAAGAACTTATCTTAAGAACCGATGACAATGATTTTTCTGATATTATCGAAGTCTGATACAGGAGTTAACCTATGAAGCAGATACAATTATCGAAGTATGTAACGTTTATGGAACGACCAAAGGATATCATAGCCTATCATAGTCAGATTGGGGAGGTCTGTTCCATTGATCCGGCTATCTATGGAATATTGTCCTATTTCTATAAACCTGTTGTTTATAAAGAGTATATGGATATAAAAGAGAATCTGGAGACTGGGATTCCGTTAGAAGAGGTAAAAGAGATTATTGATGAGTTTGCAGAAAAAGGTTTTCTGATCCATGATGGCGTAGATAAGGATTATGTTACGCTGCATACGCAAGAGCGGTTACAAGGCTTGCTGACAGGAGGTCAGATAAAAACCATTCAACTTATTGTCAGCAACAATTGCAATTTTAAATGTAAATATTGTTTTGAACACTCTATCTATAGTTCAGAAGAAAGAAAAGTGTCACAAAATGAAAGCAGTAATAAGGTTATGAGCTGTAAGGATGCCATCGAATATATCAAGCTGGTCCTGCTGCAGGTTAAAAAAGCAGGAAACCGAGACTTACATATACAGTTTTTTGGTGGGGAACCCTTAACCAATAAGGATACCATAAAGGCTGTTCTGGACTACTACGGAGACGGTAGCAAGTATGGTGTAGACTTGTCCTACAGTATTGTGACAAATGGTTCCTTAATCGACTCTGATATAGCAGAATATTTTAACAGATACGGAGTGGCAGTAGTTGTCAGCTTTGACAGTCCAAATAAATCGAATAGGAATATGCTTTCCGGAAAAGACAGCCGCAACCAGATATATAATGCCCTGGAGATTCTTAAAAGTACGAATAATTATGTGGCATTTAATTCTGTTCTGTCAGAGTGCACCTATGAATATTTTGATACCTCTATTATTGACTGTGCATTAGAGTACGGGGTCAGGGAGGTTGGGGTGGTTCTGGATCTTTCACCGGAATTTTATAATAGACCTGTAGCAGAGATTGCGGATAAATTAATTGACCTCTACCGATACGGGAAGAGTAAAAATGTTCCGGTATCCGGTTATTGGATGAGTACCTATCGCAGCATGTTTGAACATTTAGATTTGGCTAAGGGGTTTAAGACCTGTTCCGGTACTGGAAGTCAGCTTAGTATTGAACCAAATGGAAGTATTTTCGCTTGTAAAGGATCTTCCAGATATTATGGAAATATCTATGAACTTAATAAATTGCTTGAGAGTAATACCTACCGGCTTTATGCAGAGAGAAGCTTAAGAAATTCACACAGGTGCAATACCTGTAAACTGGAGGGATTTTGTTCCGGTTTCTGTCTTGGTCCATTGGAGCAGCAGTACAGTGATATTAATTATCTGGTGGAGAACTATTGTGAACTTATGAAAACTGTGATAGAGCGTTTATTATTAGAAGAGGGTGAAATCGATACGTATGAGCTATCATTATAAAGTGGAAAGCAATAAAAAAGCAGTTGTGAGCTTCAATCGTAACTTCTGGATTTTGTTTTGGGGTAAGATTGTATCTCAATTGGGGGAAGGCATTTTTAATATTGCCCTGCCCTGGTACATTTTAAATGCAACAGCATCTGCAACAGCGATGAGTACTTATTATATTATTGGAAATATAACCTGTGGGTTGGTATTGTTTTTATTTGGAAAGATGATAGACAGATGGAAAAAGGAAAAAATAATGTATGCAACAGATTATATACGAGGGATCTATATATTGTTCCTTCTATTTATGGTTATAGTCGATTTACCCTACAAATTCCTCTGGATTTATCTTGGTGCTGTGATTACTTATATCTGTGCGGGATTATTCAATCCGGCTTCCATGAGTATCTTACCTTCCATACTGGAGGAGGAAAAATTAACAAAGGCCAATTCCCTGCTGGCTGTTGTAGATAATACCATAGCCATTCTGGGCCTCGCAGTTGGAGTTGCGGTATACGAGGCGTTGGGAATTCACTTGGTCTTCCTTATAACCGGCGTTGCATATATCATATCAGCCATTACGGAAATGTTCATTCACCCGTCAAGGATGGTTAAATTAGAAAAAGTACTGCAAAAATCAGGAACCCGGGCAGGTATACAATATCTGCTTCAGAATAAAAAGATTTTATTTATCATAGTTTTTGCATTGGTCTGGAACTATATTTATATATCCATTTATTCCATTTATATCCCTTATATGTTTAATGTTGTATTCAAGACAACTTTAGCAGCGGTTGCTGTCATACAAATAGCCATGTCGCTTGGACTGTTACTAGGAGCAGCTCTGGCATTAAAGTTTAATATCAAAGAAAAATTATACAGTAATCTTACGAAGGTTGTTATTATACAATTTCCTGTTTTTTCACTGCTGCCTCTTATTGTTCTTCTGCATGGGACTGTTCTTCCATCTTCCTTTTTTTTAGTGGGGTTCTTTGCTGCTTTATTTTTTATATTAGGAATAACAGTTGCAATGGTTAATGTAAACATAAGTGTAATATTACAGACAGAAACAAAAAGTGAATTTTTGGGAAGAATATATTCACTGAAATCGTTGGGTTCCATGATTTCCATGTCGGCAGGATTGTTTTTAGGAGGAATTATTATTGAAAATATGCCGGTTGTAATAGCCTTTTTGATTAATTCTATCCTGTTTGCCGGTCTTACAGCATTTATGATAAATGAATTCTTAAGAAAACCTGAAGAAATAGAGCAACAAGATAATATAAACTTACAAAAAGCAAAAATCTGAATAGGATACAGGCTGCTGCCAACAGTGAAAGTATATAAACTGTCAGGCAGCAGTTTTTTACCTTCTTTACTAATTTCATATAAATCTTTCCTCATAAATAAAACTATACCTTTTCAACCAGCAGGATTCCAAGTATAATTGAAAGAAATAAAATTTGTCGATCAGCGATGAAATAGAAGGTGGGAGATATTTGCGGCGGCCTCAAATGTGGGTGTTGACTTTAATACTTGGAATCAGCATTCTTATAGCAATTTATTATAAAATGAACCATACAGACGTTTTTGTGGTAAAGGGAACCGTTGATGCAGAAGAATCAATGCCTAGCGGCAGAAAGATCCTTCCACTAAACGGAGAGTGGGAATTCTACTGGGGGCAGCTTCTGGAACCGGAGGACTTTAAAAAGGAAGTGAGGGTTCACTCTTATATGATGGTTCCAGGGAGTTGGAGAAAGGATATCGATGGGAAGAAATATCCGGATTATGGGTATGCTACCTATCGCATTACCCTGACAAAGGTGAATCCTGGGGTGATTTACGGCTTGAAAAAGCAGAGTATTCGAATTGCCAGTAAAATATATGTCAATGGGAAGCTGCTGATACAAAACGGTTCTGTATCAGATTCTGTACGTGGCGAAAATATGGGCAATATGCCCGAAGCAGTGTATTTTCAGTCAGATGAGGATAAAATTGAGATTATTATACAGGTATCAAGCCATAAGATTTTTGGTGGGGGTATCGCGGAAGCCATATATTTTGGTGAGCAGCAGGAAATTACCTCTTTTGGTGCCAGGAATATTGTGCGGGATATGCTGCCAATTGCCTTTAGCTTTGGGGTGGCAGCCGTGTACCTGATCATTGTATTGGTGAGCCCGGGTTATTATAAAAAGGAAAAGGCGAGTGTATTTTTCCCAATGGGAGCGGCTTCTCTGGCCTTAATCAATGGAACGCTGGGAGAACGTATCATAAAATATATTCTACCCGGAATATCGGCTGAAGGCCTGTTGAATCTGGAGTCCGTTTTGATTAGTATGGGTATCCTTTCTATTGTAATGGCGGTTTATCATCTGGATAGGAAGTTTATTTCCACCCAGTACAGAAACATCGTAATTCTGATACAAGGTCTGTTTGCTATCCTTTATGTGGTTTTGCCTGCGGAAACCCCTGGAATCCGGACAGTGTTTATCATTATTGACCTGCTTATCATAATTGCCGTTGAGTTCCGGGTATTGTATCTTTTTATGAAAAGGACTGAGCTTAGAATTAGCGGAATAGAGCATGGACTTCTCCTTCTGGTATTGTATTTTATTGATGTATATTGCATTGACCAGCTGGTTTTCACAAAAGGGCTGATTGGAAATGATATGATGTCACTGACAGCAAGCGTCCTGTATATAACTGTCTGGGTGTTCCTGCTTACCTATAGGTATCATGTTATGTATAAAAAGAATGAGGAGCTGACAGTGGCATTGCTGGAAAGCAATTATAACATGGAGAGAGTAACAAATCATGCGGAACGTAGCGAAATCGCATTTTTACAGGCTCAGATAAAACCACATTTTCTGTTTAATTCCCTAAACAGTATTCTTAGCCTGTGTTATAGCAATCCCGAGAAAGCCTCTGAACTTCTCTGGCATCTGGCGGAATTTTTAAAAAGTGCTTTTAACATTGATATGACATCGGAATTTATCCGGGTAGAAAGCGAGCTTGAAAGTATCCGTTCCTATGTATTTATAGAAAAAACACGGTTTGGGAAAAGGCTTAAGGTGGAGATGGAGATTGAAGAAGCTCTCAAACACCAAAGGATAGTACCCTTACTGATTCAACCCCTGGTAGAAAATGCGATCCGCCATGGAGCCCTGAAAAGAGAAGAGGGTGGAAATGTCAGATTATCAATTCAAAAGGAGGAGGGCTTTGGGGTTGTTACCGTCTACGACAATGGTCCCGGTTTTTCTCCAAACAGCCTGGCAACGCTTTCCGGGAAAGCAGGGGATACAGAAACTGAACGGAAAGGCGTCGGTATTGGGAATATCAAAAAGCGGTTAATGCATTACTATGGGGAGGAGTTGCACATAGAAGAGCAGGAAGAAGGGGTTAAAGTATGGTTTCGGTTTCATCTGGAAGAGGAGGA from Anaerocolumna sp. AGMB13020 encodes the following:
- a CDS encoding sensor histidine kinase; the encoded protein is MWVLTLILGISILIAIYYKMNHTDVFVVKGTVDAEESMPSGRKILPLNGEWEFYWGQLLEPEDFKKEVRVHSYMMVPGSWRKDIDGKKYPDYGYATYRITLTKVNPGVIYGLKKQSIRIASKIYVNGKLLIQNGSVSDSVRGENMGNMPEAVYFQSDEDKIEIIIQVSSHKIFGGGIAEAIYFGEQQEITSFGARNIVRDMLPIAFSFGVAAVYLIIVLVSPGYYKKEKASVFFPMGAASLALINGTLGERIIKYILPGISAEGLLNLESVLISMGILSIVMAVYHLDRKFISTQYRNIVILIQGLFAILYVVLPAETPGIRTVFIIIDLLIIIAVEFRVLYLFMKRTELRISGIEHGLLLLVLYFIDVYCIDQLVFTKGLIGNDMMSLTASVLYITVWVFLLTYRYHVMYKKNEELTVALLESNYNMERVTNHAERSEIAFLQAQIKPHFLFNSLNSILSLCYSNPEKASELLWHLAEFLKSAFNIDMTSEFIRVESELESIRSYVFIEKTRFGKRLKVEMEIEEALKHQRIVPLLIQPLVENAIRHGALKREEGGNVRLSIQKEEGFGVVTVYDNGPGFSPNSLATLSGKAGDTETERKGVGIGNIKKRLMHYYGEELHIEEQEEGVKVWFRFHLEEEDGHVKGSNCR
- a CDS encoding MFS transporter; this translates as MSYHYKVESNKKAVVSFNRNFWILFWGKIVSQLGEGIFNIALPWYILNATASATAMSTYYIIGNITCGLVLFLFGKMIDRWKKEKIMYATDYIRGIYILFLLFMVIVDLPYKFLWIYLGAVITYICAGLFNPASMSILPSILEEEKLTKANSLLAVVDNTIAILGLAVGVAVYEALGIHLVFLITGVAYIISAITEMFIHPSRMVKLEKVLQKSGTRAGIQYLLQNKKILFIIVFALVWNYIYISIYSIYIPYMFNVVFKTTLAAVAVIQIAMSLGLLLGAALALKFNIKEKLYSNLTKVVIIQFPVFSLLPLIVLLHGTVLPSSFFLVGFFAALFFILGITVAMVNVNISVILQTETKSEFLGRIYSLKSLGSMISMSAGLFLGGIIIENMPVVIAFLINSILFAGLTAFMINEFLRKPEEIEQQDNINLQKAKI
- a CDS encoding radical SAM/SPASM domain-containing protein, with the protein product MKQIQLSKYVTFMERPKDIIAYHSQIGEVCSIDPAIYGILSYFYKPVVYKEYMDIKENLETGIPLEEVKEIIDEFAEKGFLIHDGVDKDYVTLHTQERLQGLLTGGQIKTIQLIVSNNCNFKCKYCFEHSIYSSEERKVSQNESSNKVMSCKDAIEYIKLVLLQVKKAGNRDLHIQFFGGEPLTNKDTIKAVLDYYGDGSKYGVDLSYSIVTNGSLIDSDIAEYFNRYGVAVVVSFDSPNKSNRNMLSGKDSRNQIYNALEILKSTNNYVAFNSVLSECTYEYFDTSIIDCALEYGVREVGVVLDLSPEFYNRPVAEIADKLIDLYRYGKSKNVPVSGYWMSTYRSMFEHLDLAKGFKTCSGTGSQLSIEPNGSIFACKGSSRYYGNIYELNKLLESNTYRLYAERSLRNSHRCNTCKLEGFCSGFCLGPLEQQYSDINYLVENYCELMKTVIERLLLEEGEIDTYELSL